The Mycobacterium paragordonae genome includes a region encoding these proteins:
- a CDS encoding sulfotransferase family protein: protein MELVIGRASRQHSPDEFGDQQEWLPALNEYLCSAEEDGQLNALGARSVQNTAVGRLRARAAIAHYVNEHSAVAESTLQPPIFIIGGWRTGTTYLFRALSRDPRLRAPLPAELGMPWQFPGDLSPEDRNKLLQASAEGHQILHILNPIMAAVHDSGPSLAEECVLGMGTTMRNWGFLATTRLNNYAKWLRTQSFAVEYAQHRRMLQILDGRDGRRWLLKAPAHTAELDHLIATYPGACVVHLHRDIVETVASGASLFATYRSTYSDHVNGLDIGQFQTEQTELWFRRALAVRNSAAAQSVTWLDLQYTELLADPHGALAQVYRAAGMNLPDIARMLREHHRHQPREGKGKHTYNAAQFGIDAGELRERMRFYVDAFSVSS from the coding sequence GTGGAGCTCGTGATTGGTCGAGCGTCGCGGCAGCACAGTCCGGATGAGTTTGGCGACCAGCAGGAGTGGCTGCCGGCACTGAACGAGTATCTGTGCTCCGCAGAGGAAGATGGCCAATTGAACGCGCTGGGAGCCAGATCAGTTCAGAACACGGCCGTGGGCAGGCTAAGGGCCCGAGCCGCCATCGCCCACTATGTCAACGAGCATTCGGCCGTCGCTGAAAGCACGCTGCAGCCGCCTATCTTCATAATCGGCGGCTGGCGCACCGGTACGACCTACCTCTTCCGCGCGCTCAGCCGCGATCCCCGCCTGCGGGCGCCGCTGCCAGCCGAACTGGGTATGCCATGGCAGTTCCCAGGCGATCTCTCACCGGAAGACCGCAACAAACTGCTACAGGCAAGTGCTGAAGGGCACCAGATCCTCCACATCCTCAATCCGATCATGGCCGCCGTACACGATTCCGGCCCGAGCCTGGCGGAGGAATGTGTATTGGGCATGGGCACCACGATGCGCAACTGGGGATTCCTGGCCACCACGCGACTCAACAATTACGCGAAATGGCTTCGCACACAATCATTCGCTGTGGAGTATGCGCAACACAGAAGAATGCTCCAGATACTGGATGGCAGAGACGGACGCCGATGGCTGCTCAAGGCGCCGGCCCACACTGCAGAACTGGATCATCTGATCGCGACATACCCCGGCGCTTGTGTGGTGCACCTTCACCGCGACATCGTTGAAACCGTCGCCTCAGGCGCCAGTCTGTTCGCCACCTACCGGTCCACCTACAGCGATCACGTCAATGGACTCGACATAGGTCAATTCCAAACCGAACAGACCGAACTGTGGTTCAGGCGGGCGCTCGCGGTGCGTAATTCAGCTGCAGCACAGTCAGTTACGTGGCTGGACCTCCAGTACACCGAGCTGCTTGCCGATCCGCACGGCGCGCTGGCTCAGGTCTACCGGGCCGCCGGTATGAACCTCCCCGATATCGCAAGGATGCTCAGGGAGCACCACCGACATCAACCGCGCGAGGGGAAGGGCAAGCACACCTACAACGCTGCGCAGTTCGGCATCGATGCCGGCGAGCTACGGGAACGAATGCGGTTCTATGTCGATGCCTTTTCCGTTTCCTCGTGA
- a CDS encoding methyltransferase produces the protein MNWYTGNTTYDTVVTIGLVIAALVIIGGLFRQSPYGRFGATARGVNLNPKLGWWLMEIPATVFFAIFYLTGPRRFDAVPLVLAAIWLMHYGNRGWLFPLSIRQVPGKRGSFNIVVLAFGMVITTMHGYLNGAFFSHDYKHLYSADWLTDPRFFVGLVVYLSGFILLVRSESIVRNLRDKANPGATEYKIPYGGGFRFVTSPAYLGELIAWAGFALLTWSLAGVIIFLITAGNLVPRAFATHKWYQEKFPDYPPERKALIPGLI, from the coding sequence ATGAACTGGTACACCGGCAACACCACTTACGACACCGTGGTGACGATAGGTCTGGTCATCGCGGCATTGGTGATCATCGGCGGCTTGTTCCGGCAGAGTCCTTACGGCCGATTCGGCGCGACGGCGCGCGGGGTGAACCTCAATCCGAAGCTCGGCTGGTGGCTGATGGAGATCCCCGCGACCGTGTTTTTCGCAATTTTCTACCTCACCGGGCCGCGCCGATTCGACGCTGTGCCGCTCGTGCTCGCGGCCATCTGGCTGATGCATTACGGCAACCGGGGTTGGTTATTCCCGCTGTCGATCCGGCAGGTGCCCGGCAAGCGCGGCAGCTTCAATATCGTCGTGCTCGCCTTCGGCATGGTGATTACAACGATGCACGGCTACCTCAACGGCGCCTTCTTCAGCCACGACTACAAGCACCTGTACAGCGCCGATTGGTTGACCGATCCGCGGTTTTTCGTCGGGTTGGTCGTGTACCTCAGCGGATTCATCCTGCTGGTCCGGTCGGAGTCGATCGTTCGGAACCTCCGCGACAAGGCGAACCCGGGCGCAACCGAGTACAAGATCCCGTACGGCGGAGGCTTTCGGTTCGTCACCAGCCCGGCCTATCTGGGCGAGCTGATCGCGTGGGCCGGGTTCGCCCTGCTGACCTGGTCGCTGGCCGGGGTGATCATCTTTCTGATCACGGCAGGCAACCTGGTCCCGCGGGCGTTCGCCACGCACAAGTGGTACCAGGAGAAATTTCCTGATTACCCGCCTGAGCGAAAAGCGTTGATACCCGGACTGATCTGA
- a CDS encoding DUF4145 domain-containing protein: protein MVQVVTDRVFKSISGGPITQSVLQCPDCGRLTIVEHTIPGTTPREIGAYPADADLKHHIRHLPEDVDRYFNDARRVLDAGVPDAAAVQLRRTLEAAAAHFEVQGRNLVGRIRSLIEQGFVTRQFGEALHDIRMVGNLGAHATDQRVDEAAAQRVMNFTTLLLRNLFEVPGELLAAAPEAENDDEGEGEGAD, encoded by the coding sequence ATGGTTCAAGTGGTCACCGATAGAGTCTTTAAATCCATATCGGGAGGGCCGATCACTCAATCGGTGCTGCAATGCCCCGACTGCGGCCGCCTGACGATTGTCGAGCACACCATCCCCGGCACCACCCCGCGTGAGATCGGTGCGTATCCCGCCGACGCCGACCTCAAGCACCACATACGCCACTTACCGGAAGACGTCGACAGATATTTCAACGATGCACGTCGAGTGCTTGACGCCGGAGTGCCCGACGCCGCAGCCGTGCAGCTAAGGCGCACGCTCGAAGCTGCGGCCGCTCATTTTGAAGTGCAAGGCCGCAACCTAGTGGGCAGAATCCGCAGCCTCATTGAGCAAGGATTCGTTACAAGGCAGTTCGGCGAGGCCCTCCACGATATTCGCATGGTGGGCAACCTGGGCGCTCACGCCACAGATCAACGCGTCGATGAAGCTGCGGCGCAGCGCGTTATGAACTTCACAACTTTATTGCTGCGCAACCTGTTTGAAGTGCCGGGAGAATTGTTGGCCGCCGCCCCCGAGGCGGAAAATGACGACGAAGGCGAGGGTGAGGGCGCTGATTGA
- a CDS encoding phage major capsid protein, which translates to MAIEVTANNGTLLQSQVADLLVQPLAQESTFLAAGPQIFDTNDQLRIPRLASGVSAGFVGEGVQISDGDVSFDEVTLLPSTLKSLKVLVRFSNEMARQSVVALDATLRQTLVTNVAEALDAALWDGAGASNTIKGILRATGVATGTLDLTDADSLIDGLATAQGNKVSPTHWVMTAASFAKIRKLKVGTDDNRYVIDPSTIQNGTAFQLFGLPVIITDNIPAALTKNRVALVDFSKVAVARDVDAEVKILDQTWGDYDSVGIRVVTRYDVGLLQPKAVTLLTEA; encoded by the coding sequence ATGGCAATTGAAGTTACTGCCAATAATGGCACGCTTCTACAGTCGCAGGTTGCGGACCTTTTGGTTCAGCCGCTTGCGCAAGAATCAACGTTTCTGGCCGCTGGCCCGCAGATTTTCGACACCAACGACCAGCTCCGCATTCCGCGCCTGGCGTCAGGTGTGTCGGCGGGATTCGTAGGCGAGGGCGTACAGATCAGCGACGGAGACGTGAGCTTTGACGAAGTGACGCTGCTTCCGTCCACGCTTAAGTCACTCAAGGTGTTGGTCCGTTTCTCGAATGAAATGGCGCGACAGTCGGTGGTGGCCTTGGATGCGACGCTTAGGCAGACGCTGGTGACCAACGTCGCCGAAGCGCTGGACGCCGCGCTGTGGGACGGCGCCGGTGCGTCGAACACCATCAAGGGCATCCTGCGGGCCACCGGCGTTGCTACCGGCACGCTGGATTTGACCGACGCCGACAGCCTGATTGACGGCCTGGCGACGGCGCAGGGCAACAAGGTCAGCCCCACGCATTGGGTCATGACAGCCGCAAGCTTCGCGAAGATTCGCAAGTTGAAGGTCGGCACGGATGACAACCGCTACGTCATTGATCCGTCCACGATTCAGAACGGCACCGCTTTTCAACTGTTCGGGTTGCCGGTCATCATCACTGACAACATCCCGGCCGCGTTGACTAAGAACCGGGTTGCTCTGGTCGACTTTTCGAAGGTCGCCGTGGCGCGTGACGTTGACGCTGAGGTCAAGATTTTGGACCAAACGTGGGGCGACTACGACAGCGTTGGCATCCGGGTAGTGACCCGCTATGACGTTGGCCTGTTGCAGCCGAAGGCTGTGACGCTGCTGACTGAGGCTTAG
- a CDS encoding ISNCY family transposase, with the protein MLRTVNDQLSLWDAILPPELLVLPRELGRVDALLDDPVFFAPFTPYFDTRIGRPSIPMETYLRMMFLKFRYRLGFEALCREVGDSISWQRFCRIPFGTRVPHPTTLMKLTTRCGDAAVAGLNEALLAKAADAKLLRTDKVRADTTVVEAAVAYPTDSGLLAKAVTTIARTITRIHNAGGAVRTHARDRSRSAGQRARSIASKLRLRGAVAREEAQAVVARITGELAGIAESAMREAAAVRRNARRAVRNATGVRRARLSRAINDLAAIMDKAQRVVTQARSRLTGVMPDSASRLVSFHDPDARPIRKGRLGKPVEFGYKAQVVDNADGVILDHSVEIGNPADAPQLAPAIARITRRAGHAPRAVTADRGYGYASVENDLHEQGVRHVAIPRASKPSAARREFEHRKAFRAKIKWRTGCEGRINHLKRSYSWNRTELTTLTGARTWCGHGVFAHNLVKISALAS; encoded by the coding sequence GTGCTTAGAACTGTAAATGACCAGTTGTCGTTGTGGGATGCAATCCTGCCGCCGGAGCTGTTGGTGTTACCGAGGGAGTTGGGGCGGGTAGACGCGCTGCTAGATGATCCGGTGTTCTTCGCGCCGTTCACGCCGTACTTCGACACCCGTATCGGTCGTCCGTCGATTCCGATGGAGACCTATCTGCGGATGATGTTCTTGAAGTTCCGCTACCGGCTGGGCTTTGAGGCGTTGTGCCGTGAGGTCGGCGATTCGATTTCCTGGCAACGGTTTTGCCGGATTCCGTTCGGGACGCGTGTGCCGCACCCCACCACGCTGATGAAACTGACCACTCGGTGTGGGGACGCTGCAGTGGCCGGCCTCAATGAGGCCTTGTTGGCCAAGGCCGCCGACGCCAAACTGTTGCGCACTGACAAGGTGCGTGCTGACACCACCGTGGTTGAGGCCGCAGTGGCCTATCCGACCGACTCGGGGCTCCTGGCCAAGGCGGTGACCACGATCGCCCGCACCATCACCCGCATCCACAACGCTGGCGGGGCGGTGCGTACCCATGCCCGTGACCGCAGCCGCTCAGCGGGCCAGCGGGCCCGCTCGATCGCCTCCAAACTGCGGCTTCGCGGTGCGGTGGCCCGTGAGGAAGCTCAAGCCGTGGTCGCGCGGATCACCGGGGAGTTGGCCGGCATCGCCGAATCGGCGATGCGGGAAGCGGCCGCGGTGCGGCGCAATGCCCGCCGGGCTGTGCGCAACGCGACCGGGGTCCGCCGGGCTCGGCTATCTCGAGCGATCAACGACTTGGCCGCGATCATGGATAAGGCCCAACGCGTGGTCACCCAAGCCCGTAGCCGCCTGACCGGGGTGATGCCGGACTCGGCGAGCCGGCTGGTCAGTTTCCACGACCCCGATGCCCGCCCGATCCGCAAAGGACGACTGGGCAAGCCCGTGGAGTTCGGCTACAAAGCCCAGGTCGTCGATAACGCCGATGGAGTCATCCTCGACCACAGCGTCGAGATCGGAAACCCCGCCGATGCCCCGCAGTTGGCTCCAGCGATCGCCCGGATCACTCGCCGCGCCGGCCACGCCCCCAGGGCAGTTACCGCCGATCGCGGCTACGGATACGCCTCGGTCGAAAACGATCTGCACGAGCAAGGAGTCCGCCATGTCGCGATTCCGCGTGCCAGTAAACCGAGTGCCGCTCGCCGCGAGTTCGAACACCGAAAAGCGTTCCGCGCCAAAATCAAATGGCGAACCGGATGCGAAGGACGCATCAACCACCTCAAACGCAGCTACAGCTGGAACCGCACGGAATTGACCACCCTCACCGGAGCCAGGACCTGGTGCGGACACGGGGTGTTCGCCCACAACCTCGTCAAGATCAGCGCCCTGGCCTCATGA
- a CDS encoding FKBP-type peptidyl-prolyl cis-trans isomerase: MTAKKPEIDFPGGEPPTDLIITDVVEGDGAEATAGNTVVVHYVGVAHSTGEEFDASYNRGDPLTFQLGVGQVIQGWDRGVQGMKVGGRRQLLIPAHLAYGDRGAGGVIKPGEALIFVVDLLDVR; encoded by the coding sequence ATGACTGCAAAGAAGCCCGAGATCGATTTCCCCGGCGGGGAGCCACCCACCGACCTGATCATCACCGACGTCGTCGAGGGCGACGGCGCGGAGGCTACCGCCGGTAACACGGTCGTCGTGCACTACGTCGGCGTGGCCCACTCCACCGGCGAGGAGTTCGACGCTTCTTACAACCGCGGTGACCCGTTGACGTTCCAGCTTGGCGTCGGCCAGGTCATCCAGGGCTGGGACCGGGGCGTGCAGGGCATGAAGGTCGGTGGTCGCCGACAGCTGCTTATCCCCGCCCACCTCGCCTACGGCGACCGTGGCGCCGGTGGCGTCATCAAGCCCGGCGAGGCGCTGATCTTCGTGGTCGACCTGCTCGATGTCAGGTAG
- a CDS encoding DUF1214 domain-containing protein, whose product MATDHNGVSDRPEVAAWNGFVDSLHKAGQQLAANTAELSRTEQADAFRALLRSVNNQLGRLEVDRERPELLPFNRWRQKFLMDNPDFLYWVADINAAVQYRIRGNRGGAAYVSITVYTAAGNGLESSAIARLDSDEIAFNELGDYDVTLGGNRPADGDWIELPDGAITLWVRHFHNDMHHDRAGWCDIEPVHAPQIPAPIDPERFCRQLTRAAKAAALMPHIWKAATAEDLEQVNQLRHWHEMSGGATYTEPGIHYLRGGWQLSPGEALLIEGELVDCRYWNILAYSRFLNSLDHRYRHVSYTGATATVTGQRYRFIVAGTDPGLADADWIDTEQRPFGILVMRFLQPVQTPRLPSVRRILLTDLGRNP is encoded by the coding sequence GTGGCCACGGACCACAATGGCGTATCAGATCGGCCGGAAGTTGCGGCCTGGAACGGGTTCGTCGACTCACTGCACAAAGCCGGACAGCAGCTAGCCGCAAATACTGCGGAACTGTCCCGCACGGAGCAGGCTGATGCGTTCCGGGCCCTGCTGCGGTCGGTGAACAATCAACTCGGCCGACTCGAGGTCGACCGGGAGCGGCCTGAACTGCTGCCCTTCAACCGCTGGCGGCAGAAATTTCTCATGGACAACCCCGACTTCCTTTACTGGGTCGCAGACATCAACGCTGCCGTCCAGTACCGGATCCGGGGAAATCGGGGCGGCGCCGCTTACGTCTCGATCACGGTGTACACGGCAGCAGGCAACGGCCTGGAGTCAAGCGCCATCGCCCGGCTCGACAGCGACGAAATCGCTTTCAATGAACTCGGTGACTACGACGTGACACTCGGTGGAAATCGGCCGGCCGACGGCGACTGGATCGAGCTCCCGGACGGCGCAATCACGTTGTGGGTAAGGCACTTTCACAACGACATGCACCACGACCGCGCCGGGTGGTGCGACATCGAGCCCGTCCACGCACCGCAAATCCCCGCACCTATCGACCCGGAGCGGTTCTGCCGCCAGCTGACCAGAGCAGCCAAGGCCGCGGCTTTGATGCCTCATATCTGGAAAGCAGCGACAGCCGAGGATCTCGAACAGGTCAATCAGCTACGGCACTGGCACGAGATGAGCGGCGGTGCTACTTACACAGAGCCGGGAATCCACTACCTGCGTGGCGGCTGGCAACTCTCGCCTGGCGAAGCGCTACTCATCGAAGGCGAGTTAGTCGACTGCCGTTACTGGAACATTCTGGCTTACAGTCGGTTTCTGAATTCACTCGATCACCGCTACCGTCATGTGTCTTACACCGGGGCTACTGCCACCGTGACCGGCCAGCGCTACCGCTTCATCGTCGCCGGAACCGACCCGGGACTTGCCGACGCCGACTGGATCGACACCGAGCAACGCCCGTTCGGCATTCTGGTCATGCGCTTCCTCCAGCCCGTTCAAACCCCCCGCCTGCCCTCCGTTCGGCGAATCCTCTTGACCGATCTCGGACGCAACCCGTGA
- a CDS encoding TetR/AcrR family transcriptional regulator produces MPRQYRGRVAEARTAERRERLVRAGTELAGRHGVAAMTMRAVCREAALSQRFFYESFDDTEQLLQAVYLHALDIVKEEIRASSPDTLDSRLRVRAGVDAVAQLSRNDTRLCRILLIEPIADLRLRRLVRTALSGLTDSAAADLPAVKMQYATMFGAIISLFIEWTEGNLGDDRCAFVDHVTDLLLTSPLAANFR; encoded by the coding sequence ATGCCCAGGCAATACAGAGGACGCGTCGCGGAGGCGCGCACCGCCGAGCGGCGCGAGCGTCTGGTGCGTGCCGGCACCGAGTTGGCGGGCCGGCACGGTGTGGCGGCAATGACGATGCGAGCCGTCTGCCGTGAGGCCGCGCTGAGTCAACGATTCTTCTACGAAAGTTTCGACGACACCGAGCAACTACTGCAGGCGGTTTATCTGCACGCCCTGGACATCGTGAAGGAGGAGATACGGGCATCGAGTCCAGACACGTTGGATAGCCGACTCCGGGTGCGCGCAGGAGTCGACGCCGTTGCCCAGCTCTCGCGCAACGACACACGCCTGTGCCGAATATTGCTCATCGAGCCCATCGCGGATCTGCGTCTTCGTCGGTTGGTCCGGACCGCTCTCTCGGGTCTCACCGATTCGGCGGCGGCCGACCTGCCGGCGGTGAAGATGCAGTACGCAACCATGTTCGGGGCCATCATCTCGCTGTTCATTGAGTGGACAGAGGGGAATCTGGGCGATGATCGCTGCGCTTTCGTCGACCACGTGACCGATCTGTTGTTGACTTCGCCTCTTGCGGCGAACTTCAGGTGA
- a CDS encoding DUF1206 domain-containing protein: MSRATVSAQSHAGDVRSKVARVGLIGKGALYVLLGFLAIKVAIGDSSAASASKTGAIQTVAQAPFGKFLLIALTVALIALVVWKFSQAVSGDPIEGSDGSHRAKYAGKGVLYSGAALASLSILIAHWGGDAGAVPSGGGGEGQEHAAGVVMGLPGGRWIVLIVGLAAIGFGGYEIYKHAINRDFLKRTGTLSQDKRKVIEALGRAGYVGSGLVAIGVGFFFVIAGLTFDPTNAKGLSGLLAELAGQSWGQLVLWLIAVGLFAYGLFSFAEARYRPAT, encoded by the coding sequence ATGAGCAGAGCTACTGTCAGTGCACAAAGCCATGCGGGAGACGTCAGGTCCAAGGTCGCGCGGGTCGGCCTGATCGGCAAGGGAGCGCTGTATGTGCTCTTGGGTTTCCTGGCGATCAAAGTCGCTATAGGTGATAGCTCCGCTGCCAGTGCCAGCAAGACCGGGGCCATCCAGACTGTCGCGCAAGCGCCGTTCGGGAAGTTCCTGCTGATCGCCCTGACGGTGGCTCTGATTGCGCTGGTGGTGTGGAAATTCAGCCAGGCCGTCTCCGGTGATCCGATCGAAGGATCGGACGGCAGCCATCGGGCCAAGTACGCGGGCAAGGGCGTTCTCTACAGCGGCGCAGCGCTGGCGTCGCTCTCGATTCTCATCGCGCATTGGGGCGGCGATGCCGGCGCAGTCCCCAGTGGTGGCGGTGGTGAAGGTCAGGAGCACGCCGCCGGGGTGGTCATGGGCCTGCCCGGCGGACGGTGGATCGTGCTGATCGTCGGCCTCGCCGCCATCGGCTTCGGTGGCTACGAAATCTACAAGCACGCCATCAACCGCGACTTCCTGAAGCGCACCGGAACGCTGAGCCAGGACAAGCGAAAGGTCATCGAAGCGCTGGGCCGGGCGGGCTACGTGGGCAGCGGCCTGGTGGCCATCGGAGTCGGGTTCTTCTTCGTCATCGCCGGCCTGACCTTCGACCCGACGAACGCCAAGGGATTGTCCGGGCTGCTGGCCGAACTCGCCGGCCAGAGCTGGGGACAGTTGGTCCTGTGGCTGATCGCCGTCGGCCTGTTCGCCTACGGTTTGTTCTCGTTCGCCGAGGCGCGCTACCGCCCCGCCACCTAG